In the Microbispora sp. ZYX-F-249 genome, one interval contains:
- a CDS encoding mandelate racemase/muconate lactonizing enzyme family protein, which yields MRITGYRTTTTVSEWGRPVGDANGVFADGVVSVPIVLVDTDEGITGVGLGPHVNIDAVFAAIEGEDPRGVTALYDRMLRQTFKAGHAGAVFGTIGALDTALWDIKAQAAGEPLWRLLGGRDRRVPAYASGLDIGLTDDELVSAYQVYARYGLRAAKIKGGLDIERDRHRLTLVRDVLTEAGHGSRPGLMLDVNEAWTRKQAVRHVCELERTLDLTWIEEPVRRWDAEGLAAVGRGVRASVATGENLTGLEQFRPLLAAGAVDIVQTAAVWGVSHFLRVAALAHAHDLPVSPIGNTPVGLLHAATSVPNHMASELQDLHPPIGMSLDLYVEDGAFILGDSPGLGITIDEHAMKGAAGRPDTSAAKGPGVRPEQAGRRLLSVADHGHPAQPHQLTPRTRPNDEVPHTVRR from the coding sequence ATGAGGATCACGGGGTATCGGACCACGACGACGGTCTCGGAATGGGGCCGTCCCGTCGGCGACGCCAACGGCGTCTTCGCCGACGGGGTCGTCTCGGTGCCGATCGTGTTGGTGGACACCGACGAGGGGATCACCGGCGTCGGCCTCGGGCCGCACGTGAACATCGACGCGGTGTTCGCCGCGATCGAGGGCGAGGACCCGCGCGGCGTCACCGCGCTCTACGACCGCATGCTGCGGCAGACCTTCAAGGCGGGGCACGCGGGCGCCGTGTTCGGCACGATCGGCGCGCTCGACACCGCTCTGTGGGACATCAAGGCGCAGGCGGCCGGCGAACCGCTCTGGCGGCTGCTGGGCGGACGCGACAGGCGGGTTCCCGCCTACGCCTCGGGCCTGGACATCGGCCTGACCGACGACGAACTCGTCTCGGCCTACCAGGTCTACGCCCGGTACGGCCTGCGCGCCGCCAAGATCAAGGGCGGGCTCGACATCGAACGCGACCGGCACCGCCTGACCCTGGTGCGGGATGTCCTGACCGAGGCCGGGCACGGTTCGCGGCCGGGTCTGATGCTCGACGTGAACGAGGCCTGGACGCGCAAGCAGGCGGTCAGGCACGTCTGCGAGCTCGAGCGCACGCTGGACCTCACCTGGATCGAGGAGCCGGTCCGGCGGTGGGACGCCGAAGGGCTGGCCGCCGTCGGCCGTGGCGTCCGCGCCTCCGTCGCCACGGGGGAGAACCTCACCGGGCTCGAGCAGTTCCGCCCGCTGCTGGCCGCGGGGGCGGTCGACATCGTCCAGACGGCCGCCGTCTGGGGGGTGTCCCACTTCCTCCGGGTGGCCGCCCTGGCACACGCCCATGACCTGCCGGTCAGCCCGATCGGCAACACACCGGTCGGGCTGCTGCACGCCGCGACGTCGGTGCCCAACCACATGGCCAGCGAGTTGCAGGACCTGCATCCGCCGATCGGCATGTCACTCGATCTGTACGTCGAGGACGGCGCGTTCATCCTCGGTGACTCGCCGGGGCTGGGCATCACGATCGACGAGCACGCGATGAAGGGGGCCGCCGGCCGTCCGGACACCAGCGCCGCGAAGGGCCCCGGCGTCCGGCCGGAGCAGGCCGGGCGACGGCTGCTTTCCGTGGCCGACCACGGTCACCCCGCACAGCCACACCAGCTCACCCCTCGCACGCGGCCGAACGACGAGGTGCCTCACACCGTCCGGCGCTGA
- a CDS encoding carbohydrate ABC transporter permease: MPGMRLARWAAAVPMAALALATIYPLVFTANVAMKTRRDYVLDRFSPAASPRFDNIAEAWAGAGMARYFANSFVVVAFSVLLLLLLGSMAGFALSRLRFRGSTVIFLGCLAGLFVPFQVIMVPLTRIMADSGLVDTYPGLILAYVAQFLPFTVFLMTSHYRTIPAEIVDAARIDGNTVYGVYRRIMLPLGVPALLSVGILNTLFCWNDVLISLLMMPSPEHRTLMIGVNSLRGQYSDDIPTFASGVLIAAVPVLMIYLFLQRRIADGVTAGSTKG, translated from the coding sequence ATGCCCGGCATGCGCCTGGCCAGGTGGGCGGCCGCCGTTCCGATGGCCGCTCTCGCGCTGGCGACGATCTATCCGCTCGTGTTCACCGCCAACGTCGCGATGAAGACCCGCCGCGACTACGTCCTCGACCGGTTCTCCCCGGCGGCATCCCCGCGCTTCGACAACATCGCCGAGGCGTGGGCCGGCGCCGGGATGGCGCGGTACTTCGCCAACTCGTTCGTCGTGGTGGCCTTCTCGGTGCTCCTTCTGCTGCTGCTGGGGTCGATGGCCGGCTTCGCGCTGAGCCGGCTGCGGTTCCGCGGCTCGACCGTCATCTTCCTGGGCTGTCTCGCGGGGCTGTTCGTCCCCTTCCAGGTGATCATGGTGCCGCTGACCAGGATCATGGCCGACAGCGGGCTCGTGGACACGTATCCGGGGCTCATCCTGGCCTACGTCGCACAGTTCCTCCCGTTCACCGTCTTCCTGATGACGAGCCACTACAGGACCATCCCGGCGGAGATCGTCGACGCGGCCAGGATCGACGGGAACACGGTGTACGGGGTGTACCGGCGGATTATGCTCCCGCTGGGCGTTCCCGCCCTGCTGTCCGTCGGCATCCTCAACACCTTGTTCTGCTGGAACGACGTGCTCATCTCCCTGCTGATGATGCCGTCGCCGGAGCATCGCACGCTCATGATCGGGGTCAACTCGCTGCGCGGACAGTACTCGGACGACATCCCCACCTTCGCCTCGGGAGTCCTGATCGCCGCGGTACCCGTACTGATGATCTATCTGTTTCTGCAACGGCGGATCGCCGACGGCGTCACCGCAGGTTCCACGAAGGGCTGA
- a CDS encoding carbohydrate ABC transporter permease: protein MAPAVLIIVVLRLWPLVLGVNFSFTGDGELNGTPVGLGNYLELAADPLFRTSLRNVGLLVLLLPVAVAIPGLLATFIYLRVPGHRVYRSVYFFPAVLSPVIVGAIFNLMLGYDGPVNAALGAIGAGPVDWLGDPDVAMFTVVGVHVWATFGMALVVFLAGFSTLDASLLDAARVDGASLGRVIWHVIIPSLTRTIQFVFVTTMIGMLTSMFGLLFVMTSGGPEGSTYLPEYYIWHEQGQMNRPALASAASTVLFVVMLVVGLLQISLLRRSGRQD from the coding sequence GTGGCCCCGGCCGTACTGATCATTGTGGTGCTGCGGCTGTGGCCGCTCGTCCTGGGGGTGAACTTCTCCTTCACGGGCGACGGCGAGCTCAACGGAACCCCCGTCGGCCTGGGCAACTACCTGGAGCTGGCCGCCGACCCGTTGTTCCGCACCTCGCTGCGCAACGTCGGGCTGCTGGTGCTGCTGCTTCCCGTGGCGGTGGCGATTCCGGGCCTGCTCGCGACCTTCATCTATCTGCGCGTCCCGGGTCACCGGGTCTATCGCAGCGTCTACTTCTTCCCGGCCGTGCTCTCACCGGTGATCGTCGGTGCGATCTTCAACCTCATGCTGGGGTACGACGGCCCGGTGAACGCCGCTCTCGGGGCGATCGGCGCCGGCCCGGTCGACTGGCTCGGCGATCCGGACGTCGCGATGTTCACGGTCGTCGGCGTGCACGTATGGGCGACGTTCGGGATGGCCCTGGTGGTGTTCCTCGCCGGGTTCAGCACCCTGGACGCGTCGCTGCTGGACGCCGCCCGGGTGGACGGCGCGTCGCTCGGCCGCGTCATCTGGCACGTGATCATCCCGAGCCTGACGCGCACCATCCAATTCGTCTTCGTGACCACGATGATCGGGATGCTGACGTCCATGTTCGGCCTGCTCTTCGTCATGACCAGCGGGGGCCCGGAGGGGTCGACCTATCTGCCGGAGTACTACATCTGGCACGAGCAGGGGCAGATGAACCGGCCGGCGCTCGCCTCGGCCGCGTCGACGGTTCTCTTCGTCGTCATGCTCGTGGTGGGGCTCCTGCAGATCAGCCTGCTCCGCCGCTCGGGAAGGCAGGACTGA